From the Astyanax mexicanus isolate ESR-SI-001 chromosome 12, AstMex3_surface, whole genome shotgun sequence genome, the window gagatgctggtgctgttgttctcccactgcacacggtcactcaggtttgtggacggtggagtgggtggatgccagtgtttcagggagccttcatATCTATGCTACCTTCCGGCTCTctacctttagttaggctgttttatttagatctgctggagtcatttgccacactctgataatgttttatattctctctattttacataaatccagttaaaactaattccatctctctgctttcctccgagttactgactgcccacctgtctgacctgatACTAATGAACTCCGCACCCACTGGGGGTTCTTATGtttagtgttttgtctgattctttgttctgtcAGCTGTGTTACATCAGTTGTAATTAGTTCTATATAACTAAATTTGATTTgcacagtatttatatattttggaaccactaatttgtacttaatgTCATTAATAAAATGACTTACATTTGCACTTAATTTATACTGAGGGTACTTATTGTTATTTTCACCACTATTTaatacagttaaatatattttacatatattttaaatatattcacacttaaTGTTATTAAAGTAGTGaaagatttaacatcacattcaaaaaactaaaacaagatATCACATTGCAAGCATTAGCTTTTGAAGTTGTTTTACCTACACCaagtaaacttttaaaacttttatagTTAACACATTAAAGTTTCTTCAGCAAGATTTTAACTTGTATAAGCTACAACAAATTAATGTTTTGCTAGCAAATTTCACTGAAGTTTGTTTTATTACCAAAAATATCTGCACCTATAGACAAAAGTAtggttttatcataaaaagcacagtttcataaaataCTACTATGTATCTATTTTTAAGTAAATCCCAGTACAAAATGAGTACAGCTGAATAAATTATACTGAAATGAagattaaataagtaaaaatgtaagtataaggagaaaaagtatacttttttatttagcatatagttcaagtacaccattattatatttaaacatatgacttttttttacagGGGTGCACTGTCCAGTAAGGCTTTCTGTttaattttgaagcattgctgtgaggatttgcttacaccatcattccagagaacacagttcccgTTCTCCATAGCTCAATACTGGGGATGTATACCCCTGTAGCCCATGTATGAAAGACATTGTGCCAAACGTTCATGTTTATCTAGTCCAGAGAGTCCTACTCTATTCTATTGTTCTggcaatatttttttacagaggcACTTTAAATCTACACTTAGTAAAACTAATATTATATGTGTTATTCTATATGTGTGAAATAGTATTTCATATATCCCTATCTCAGAATCCAAACACTTCTGTTCCTACCTTCAAAAGGGCAAACAGGCTTAAAATGTCCTTCCAGTCCCTTCACATTAATCTAAAACAGGAGATAAGTGTGTGTTTAGATTACAGCATATGTGTCACGTTTTAAGCAGTGATATCAATCTAttaaaaaatgaatcaaaatGAATCACAAGAGAATTCTGCAATAAATCATGATTATCATTTTTCCTTCCTTAAGAGTAAGCTTTTCACAATGggtatttaaaggtaaataaaagaatcagtgttagaaacaTTTGGATTTCAAGTATTGTTGCCAATCCTTTAAaaataagagacagagagagagagagaaagaaagagaaagagagtaagagagagagagaattagagataaagagggagagagtgagaaagagagagagaaggggtatagagaaagagaaaggaagggacagagagaggggggagggagagagagagagaacataatcttcagtaaaaaaaattaatctaccttctgaactgttatatgaataaataatactTATAATGCGTCACCAGGCTCTGTCAGTTTTGTCATGTCATTAATttggttaaaaataaattaacctgTTAAAGTTTCCAAATTAACTGCATGTGTTCAATGTTAATGTTTACAGCTGTAGTTCTAAGATTTTAAATCTgactaataagatttttttctttttttgcatgaaCTGGACTTTACATGGTGTGTGGCTGAATCCTGTGTTAAAAGTAAGCGCATTAACATGTGCTTCTGATGATCAATCTagatcagaaaaaagaaaaacacaaacttGTGGTGTACCACAGAACAGCCAGAATCTTAGAAAATCTTAACTCCTACTTAACTTCTACATAAGATCTACACATCATCACACATTCACGTACAAACACAGATATCAACACTTACCTGCACACATACTGAAGGGTGCCGCTCCACTTCAGTAAACTCCCCCACAAACTCCTGCAGTAAACAGAGGAGATACTGAGTGAAAAGACATATGAGGAACTACTTTTTTGTTCAAATACTCACATTAAGAACTATATTTTCAAATGAACAAATGAGCATCCCTGTGATTTTCAACACATCCAGCATTTTATCTTCTGATTAGATTCAGATGGTATTGATACAGtcatgctgtctgtagtttaaaatgttctttatatcTTACCCAGTGTCGGTTGTGGTTGTTCCACTTTGGGTGATGTCTCATTTTACTTTTGCCATGTATTTCATGGCAGCCTGAGCCTGAGGTTCTTTTGCAAAGCTGAAGTTCTGCCTGGAGTCTGCAGGGAGCGGTGATATTCCAGACCAGAGCAGTGCTGTGTCTGTAAACCTCATCCTGGGTTTCCCTTTTCTCCACCACAGACACGGATACATTAGCTCCCGAGAGAACTGAAGAATACATACAGAGAGGTGGGTGGGGATATTTTCTAAATGTTTGACTAATATAGATTTATTTATGACTGAGGACGGTGAAGCTTAGCTCCCTCTCAGGAGATCCGGCACAGCGGGCCGCCTGTCGTGTAACTTACATATAACACTAGACAGAGAGTAcctttaaagtaatgctgttgttttggtTTTTAATAAAGTGCCAAAATCAATCatgctcattgtttttttttttgtatggtaggctctcatggtgacagtatgagattgagattactcatgtctatctcttttaaataaatacattttgtgagaataattatcacttgttgtattttttggttaccattttttttaaagttgaaaGTTAAAATCGAAAAAAAGGAACCAAATCAGTCTTAAAGGTATATTAagactgtatatatttacacaatttatataaataaaatgcaggATATAAGCCCATATGTTTAATAACAAATATAATTGAATATAGCCACTGAATCATATTAATAAAACTTTGTATGTACCTGTATCATTAAGAAATGGGCAGTAGTTATTTCGAAGTCCTCCTTTTTTCCACCAAACCTGTTTAACATAGACATACATGTTAAAGCTCATCATAGCAAACACTTACAGGACACATCAGCACCACACTGAGAGTCTAATTTACTCCAATCTGCTTTTCATTAAGAAAGTGAAAGGGTTCTGCGGTACCTGAAAGCACAAACAGGGGGCGACAGAACTCATGGGAATCATCAAAGGATTGTCCTTCTTGTATTCAGAAACAGCAACAGCAACatacagatagagaaagaaagacagacagacaacagaTTAGTTAACATAggtattaatacaatgtattaaaaatagCTATCACAATATAGATGCAATAAAGATGTTACTTttgttttcaatttaaaaaaaatggaaatacgtTACATGAacttgttaaaagttaaaaatccTTTTTCTTGTCCTGTCAATATATCATTTTTGTAAAAAGCCAAAAAAGTAATATAGTGACTGCTAAACATTTCATTTGTGcccaatttaataaaaaaacaaaaagttttgGTTTCTAAAGACAATTCTTTACATAGTTCGCATGATGTCACAGTAACATGACAATTAAAGGAGCAGAATTATGAATTTACTTGAAgacattaataatatttatactaAGTATCCAGTGCAGTTAGCAATcatatgtttaatataaataaatagtatgtCATATCTTATATTGCCAATTGTTTTAAGCCTATTGAGAGTTTTTAGTAATATACAGAGtaaataaaatatccataatCCGAATagggagaaagaaatagagaatgtTTCATATTTATACTTTGCTTTTCATACATAATTCATACCCATTCTATCTGTAAGCATGCCCCGTCCTTCTCCATGGTCTGACAAGCCAGCAGTTCATTAAGGCTGCCCCTGCCTGCAGTATCTACATGTAGTTTGACCATTCCTGATGTGTGGTTGGTTTCTCGACGCAGAATGGGTACTGGAAAAGAACCATTTACAAGAGATAAAAGTATAAATATCAGTAAATCAACATCTAATCTCATATTCTAATCAACTAAATCAATTCAAACTATAAACAAACATTGCTGTTTTCAGTTaagatgctgaatttaaaatattACGTTCTTGTCTTAGTGACTTTGTCCAATTATTTAAAGCTCGGATTGCaacaaatgaataaattcatAAAGTTAAAGCACCTATTTTTTGCAGTACATCTTTCTACAAATCATTATGATGATAACGATAAACTCAAAGCATACAAGCAAagtaaaataacataaaacagaACAGATAAATAACAATAACTCACCGTTACACAGAGGAACATCCAATCCCTGGGAACACACTAAAAGAAGAAAGCAGCATTTACTACATGTGCAGAACATCATAATGAGCAAAggcattgttttattatttttttccatttccaaCAGCAAGAACAACAGTGTACTTTATTTACACGGCCtagtaaatacattaaaaagaaaaataaactctATAATTAAggtcttataaatatttttatcccATGGTTGAATCAGAATCTttacaaaagcacaaaaaagtcGGATCAACACGTTAGCACAGAGTTGTTTTAATACTCCTCTGAATAGGAACTGTTTTATGGTTCTCtttatagaaattacataatGCTACACGCTCGATTATGTATGAATTTGAGAGGAACCGTGGGTCCTCTGCACACCACAAGTGCAACCAGTAGGTGTTGCTGTACGGTGGAGGACGGAACAGAAGCACAGCGCAGCCACTCCGCTGCATAGAGCGGTTGCACAGGCTCCTCCATGGACAACAAATTAAATGGACGCAGCAGAAAAAATTGGCCTATGAACGCCACTGATGAAGCTAGAATGCATTTCTCTTACTGATATATATTGCTTGGGTCCCCCAAGTGACATAAAAACGACCTTGTTTGCATTTACATATAaaaatgtagtgtgtgtgtgtgtgtgtttgtaaattgATTACCTGTGTCTATTGAAGGCAGTGTGATGTCCTTTATAAAGCTTTGGTTAGCAGTTTCTGAAGTGAAGACAGTAAATACACTGCCAAAGTGAAGTGCTGTCAGGTGTACTACTAAAGACATCCAcatctacaacacacacacacaaaatataactACATTAACTAATCAACAATCATTCATTAAACAATCAAACATTTTTTCAAAGACAACAATAACACAAACTAAAGCACATTGTACAAATTTACATCTCTCCAAAAAAGGGTTTAATACACAGCAAGATAATAAGGATGTCCTCGATTTGACCATGTCATTTTCATAAGATGGGAATCAGGTGGAAAAGACCCATTATAATGTTTACATTCAGTTATTTGGAAGCTGCGCCCTTTGCTGACACATAggatatgtacacacacacacacaagcgcacacacaagcgcacacacaagcgcacacacgAGCGCACACACGAGCGCACACACGAGCGCACACACGAGCGCACACACGAGCGCACACACGAGCGCACACACGAGCGCACACACGAGCGCACACACACGAGCACACACACGAGCATACAAACAAGTAATTCCAGTGGAATATGACTTCCTGGAGCAGATTAATAAATATGAACCCACTGGCACCTTGCCTAATTCCAGGTTTGGGCTACAGAGGTAAAAAAACAGTTTGCTGTAGCACACTTGGAGAGATGCTGAAGCTGCAGCAGGACTGAGAAGACCCAGGCTGCTCCCATGCTCTTCTTCCTTCATTTCACCTCGTTCTTCTTCATTGTTGGCCTCGCTAGACAGTCCTGAGCCCACCTGAGAGCCTgagcaataaaaaaaagaggtaaaatgtTAATGCAAACTAGTTTTAATAACCTCTTCTCACAGCTACCTTAGCAACAGCCAcaactctctctgtctcaataATTACCCACAGTTagaaagttaaataaaaacaggATGTGTTCAAATAAACCAAAGACCACAAAAGGTGGTATTTACTGATCAGAAACAGGATACCTAAAATCAGATGTCCAGCTCTTCTGAGTATGAACTCACAATAATGCTGAGTAACCACGTGGCACTGCAATGTCTGAACGCAGCACTTTCAGTAGAGTTAGTGGACTACAAAatatctaaatgtatttttaattctaCAAATATATCCTACAGTACAAATAAAATCTGTCTGCAAATGGTTCCATCTTAATTTCCCATTTGTGGTGACATCATCAAATGTccttatgtttaaatgtttcaaaGAGAACGACtttcaaattaaatcaaacaaaacaaacaaacttccacataaaaataaacagaatactaaataaaataacatttctttcCTGTAAACGagctgtcagtcagtcagtttcctctgttgagaaaCACAGAAGTGCTGCACTGATAAAATAGCAATCCATGAAAGTCTGAGAACACCTGGCTCTTGAAAGGAATGGCAAGCAGCaagattggtttatttaattttatgtttcgAGCAGCgcagggtgtacttttcccatcggtACGATGGCAAAAACACACCGACATGTCCTAAAACAAGCTGCACATTtcacagctcacctatagatcactaaaatagggcccaataacTTACACTATGAACATGCAATATTGCACTGTTGAATGTACAAGAGTAATATATAACTGTGAATATATAGATATTGCATTGCTGTTTACAGGTGCATAAATAGTAATGTACAGGAACTGTTGATCTTCCTTTAAACCATATTAACAGATGCTTTTGTCTTATTTAATCCTCAGATTTATTGTTTGgttacacaaaaaatgtaaaatcattATGAACACATTTACAATGTGAATGAAAGATACCTTCGAATGTGAAGTTAATGTGGATTTTCAGGCATGGATGACTGTGGCACAGCACTGCCTCAGCAGCAAGACCCCTCACCAACACACTGTCATCATGACAAAAACATTGCCTGTCATTGCCTACAAataatgtcagaaaaaaacaatattatataaaacattaatttccTGTACAGATACCAGTACCACATATTATTAGGCTACAAGctaaatatttgaataaaatatttaaaagatttttttttagatttattgtgAAGCTTGCAagatatttttgtataattggtTGTCTGCAGTTACATGCATGCACTGAATATTCTGCACTTCAGTATTGTGGTAGATTCTCTtgttatactattattttataaaaagtcAGTCTTGAAAAAGTACtgtttttcaaaatatttttgtttctacttAATATTTTAAACTGTTATACTAACTTtttacatacagtggtgtgaaaaagtgtttgcctcttCCTGATGTCTTGCacgtttgtcacacttaaatgtttcagaacattaAACCAATTTAAATCTTAGTCAAAGACAATACAGGTAAACACaaactgcagtttttaaatgaaggtgtttattattaagtgagaaaaaaaatccaaatctacatggccctgtgtgaaaaagtgattgccccctaaacctaatagctggtcgggcaacccttagcagcaacaactgaaaGCAAGCGTTTGAGaaaacttgcaatgagtcttgtacagcgttgtggaggacttttggctccactcatctttgcagaattgttgtaattctgcTCTTGCAGTAATTTTGGGCggctcactgtggttcgctggattcccaaagctttggaaatggctttaaaaccttttccagactgatagatctcaattaccttctttctcaattgtccCTGATTTTTTTGGATCTCAGCATGATGTgcagcttttaaggatctttttgtggacttcactttgtcaggcaggtcctatttaagtgaggtcttgattgagaacaggtgtggcaataatcaggcctgggtgtggttagagacagtgtactcaggtgtcagaaaccacagtgaggtatgttttaacaagggggcaatcactttgtcacacagggccatgtaggtttggaattgttttctcccttaataataaacaccttttaaaaatagcattttgtgtttacatgttttgtctttgactaatatttaaattggtttgatgttccgaaacatttaagtgtgacaaacatgcaaaaatcaggaaatcagatTACTGTACATTTCTTATATCACTATTAGAATATTGCCATCAGAAAAaatccctaaaatattgtgatctaATTTTAGAGCCATACCGCTCAACCCTTATTAACACCATGACATTCTGAATAACTTAATGAACATTCCTTTTATTTCACAATATACATAAACAGAGTATCAGCCTAAACTTCACATGGAATTctgtagtaaaaagtaaaaaagtgttagtcttccacattaatctcctgatctaaacctgattaactgagaggatgatttgaggtgattatgggatgagctggagcttcacagcatgaaggaaaagcagcagctatcaCCTATTTCTggagctgagaaaactattccaggtgactctacctcatgaagacactgagattaaaatacaatgagtctgcagatctgtcctcaaagagaaatgtgatacttagaagagtctaaagtataaaacatattctgctttgtttacagaataattcctgTATAGTTTCTGTATAGATTTAatgtagtcttcaatattaaatttacaatttaaaaaaatataaaaagaaagaaaaaaacacattgaatgagagagATAAGGTATGTAAatgcaatgtaaatgtaaatctaaTCTTACCTCTATTAATCTTGCAGTCAGTCAGGCCCtacaaaacagagagaaacacatttcacagtattagtatatatttatcttctaGAACAGAGACACCAGCTTAAAGACAAACTGAAATCAAAACTACTTTGTTACATTATTTCACTCTGCACAATTATTGcacatatacagctcaggaaaaaataagagaccgcttaaaaattatgagtttttttttttttttaccaaattataaacctctggaatataatcaagaggaagatgaatgatcacaagccatcaaaccaagcggaaatgcttaattttttgcacaaggattaaaggcataaagttatcaaaaagcagtgtgtaagactggtggagaagaacatgccaagatgcatgaaaactgtgattaaaaatccagGGTTGTTCAACTAAATACAGATTTctaagctcttaaaactttatgaatataaacttgttttctttgcattattctcatttgcagccatttcccattttctgcaaaaataaaATGCTCTACACAAcaatatttttactcaaacacacacctataaatagtaaaagcaGGATAACTGATGTCTTAAAATGatgtccacaaacacacacagacacacacagacacacacagacacacacagacacacacagacacacacaaacacacacaaacacacacagacacacacagacacacgcaataAAAGGGATGAGTTACTGAATAAAACACACACTTGCATGCACACACGTGTTTACTATCAGGGTTTGAAACATCTTATAAAACAAGCAGATGTGCAAAGATCTAGATCTAAATACCTGTTCATCTTCATTCACAGTGAACTCACAGGAAGAAACTACATGCTCCATTACAGAGTCCTCTGTTCCAATATGTACACAAAGCTAAATATACATGTACCCGGTCACGCTATAAAACGAGGGCCACTTGCTTCTGTGACAATTGTTGTGAAGCAGAATAAGTATTTTTTATAAAGCTTAAAGCTATTAATTCAAGTgtataaaatcatcattttacactgtaaaatgtgattctGGCTCAAAACAAATAGtacttaaaattttatatgaaaataataaatatgcaaataaaaaaattacata encodes:
- the LOC125806162 gene encoding uncharacterized protein LOC125806162: MGLRCLALGVSLKLEVECIIPQLLNLCILCDISLRVGGWSDINCSKGGDVRETMRLLTLVLILHSSLTAARKLQTIEFSEKTELTCGQGLTDCKINRGNDRQCFCHDDSVLVRGLAAEAVLCHSHPCLKIHINFTFEGSQVGSGLSSEANNEEERGEMKEEEHGSSLGLLSPAAASASLQVCYSKLFFYLCSPNLELGKVPVGSYLLICSRKSYSTGITSKGAASK